One Syntrophorhabdaceae bacterium genomic region harbors:
- a CDS encoding aldehyde ferredoxin oxidoreductase C-terminal domain-containing protein gives MDKIIRINMGAQGNPEVKVESIGEYSGLGGRGLTSAVISKEVQPACHPLSENNKLVIAPGLLSGTMAAMSGRISIGCKSPLTGGIKEANAGGQPSQMLARLGYAAIIIEGKPKGNDLYKVLINKNGVRIEKDNGLKMLGNYETVERMKKEFGNKISCISIGPAGEMKLAASSIACTDTELRPTRHAGRGGVGAVMGSKGVKVIVIDDEGTAMREPKDRERFREANRKFIEGLRKHPVTGEALPAYGTNVLTNILNEAGGYPTYNFKEGRFAGAARISGETEAAMETERGGLATHGCHHGCVIRCSGIFHDKDGRYLTKQPEYETVWAHGGNCGIDDLDKIAMLDFLDDDIGLDTIEMGVTIGVAMEAGLIKFGDADGAINLIKEIAKGTSLGRILGSGAAVTGKVFGVEKVPVVKGQALPAYDPRAVHGIGVTYATSPMGADHTAGYAVATNILKVGGFVDPLKPEGQIELSRNLQIATAAIDSTGMCLFIAFAVLDQPETFQALLDMINAFYGLNLTADDVTAMGKNILTMERTFNKLAGFTNIHDRLPEFFKKEPVPPHNVTFEIKDEELDTVFNW, from the coding sequence AAAGTATAGGTGAATATAGCGGGCTTGGTGGAAGGGGGCTTACATCTGCTGTTATTTCAAAAGAAGTCCAACCTGCTTGTCACCCCTTATCTGAAAATAACAAACTTGTGATTGCCCCGGGTCTATTGAGCGGAACAATGGCAGCTATGTCAGGTCGCATATCTATAGGTTGTAAAAGCCCTCTCACAGGGGGCATAAAAGAGGCAAATGCAGGGGGACAGCCTTCACAGATGCTCGCCCGTCTTGGATATGCAGCCATTATCATAGAAGGCAAACCAAAGGGGAATGATCTTTATAAGGTCCTTATAAATAAGAACGGTGTGAGGATAGAAAAGGACAATGGCCTTAAGATGCTCGGCAATTATGAGACAGTGGAAAGGATGAAAAAGGAGTTCGGAAACAAGATATCCTGTATATCTATTGGGCCTGCCGGAGAGATGAAGCTTGCCGCTTCCTCCATAGCATGCACTGATACTGAATTAAGACCTACAAGACATGCAGGCAGGGGTGGTGTAGGTGCTGTTATGGGTTCAAAGGGTGTTAAGGTCATAGTCATAGACGATGAAGGGACGGCTATGAGGGAGCCAAAAGACAGGGAGAGATTCAGAGAGGCAAATAGAAAATTTATCGAGGGTTTAAGAAAGCATCCTGTTACAGGAGAGGCGCTCCCTGCATATGGGACAAATGTCCTGACAAATATCTTAAATGAGGCAGGGGGTTATCCTACATATAATTTCAAGGAAGGAAGGTTTGCAGGTGCAGCCAGGATAAGTGGTGAAACAGAGGCGGCCATGGAGACTGAAAGGGGAGGTCTTGCCACCCATGGATGCCATCATGGCTGTGTCATAAGATGTTCGGGTATATTCCACGACAAAGATGGTCGCTACCTTACAAAACAACCTGAATATGAAACAGTCTGGGCACATGGAGGCAACTGCGGCATAGATGATTTAGACAAGATCGCTATGTTAGATTTTCTCGATGATGATATAGGACTCGATACCATAGAGATGGGTGTTACAATAGGTGTTGCTATGGAGGCAGGATTGATAAAATTCGGTGATGCAGATGGGGCAATCAACCTCATTAAAGAGATAGCAAAAGGCACATCACTGGGCAGGATATTAGGTAGCGGTGCAGCAGTAACAGGAAAGGTCTTTGGTGTAGAAAAGGTTCCTGTTGTGAAAGGCCAGGCCCTGCCAGCCTATGACCCAAGGGCAGTCCATGGTATAGGGGTCACATATGCCACAAGCCCTATGGGTGCTGACCATACAGCAGGATATGCAGTAGCAACAAATATACTCAAGGTAGGAGGCTTTGTAGACCCCTTGAAGCCTGAAGGCCAGATTGAACTTTCCAGAAACCTTCAGATCGCCACAGCTGCCATAGACTCAACAGGTATGTGTCTTTTTATAGCCTTTGCAGTCCTCGACCAGCCCGAAACCTTTCAGGCCCTCCTGGATATGATAAATGCATTTTATGGATTAAACCTCACTGCCGATGATGTGACTGCCATGGGGAAAAATATACTTACTATGGAGAGGACATTTAATAAGCTGGCAGGCTTTACAAATATCCATGACCGTCTTCCCGAGTTTTTCAAAAAAGAGCCTGTTCCACCCCATAATGTAACCTTTGAAATAAAAGACGAGGAACTCGATACGGTCTTTAATTGGTAA
- a CDS encoding MoaD/ThiS family protein, whose protein sequence is MKIKVKLFATLRIDRFSERVFEVEPGSTVSEVISVLGLPSQQVSIIFVNGRHAKPDTVLKEGDELSMFPPIGGG, encoded by the coding sequence ATGAAAATAAAGGTGAAGCTATTTGCAACACTTAGGATAGACAGATTCTCCGAAAGGGTATTCGAGGTAGAACCCGGGTCTACTGTCTCAGAGGTAATAAGTGTTTTAGGCCTGCCTTCTCAACAAGTAAGTATCATATTCGTAAATGGAAGACATGCAAAACCCGATACGGTGCTGAAAGAAGGTGATGAGCTTTCCATGTTCCCTCCTATAGGTGGAGGGTGA
- a CDS encoding DUF1311 domain-containing protein: MPFRLYLYVFITISFYIILNQPVFAETQYEMAKKAGAEFAKADKELTTTYNRILKEYREDKEFIEKMKAAQRAWIKFRDAHIEAVFPAKDKQSEYGSVFGMCYLIMMQQMTEARIEQLKLWLKGTEEGDVCAGSIKIK; the protein is encoded by the coding sequence ATGCCCTTTAGATTGTATCTCTATGTTTTTATTACAATATCTTTTTATATCATTCTAAATCAACCAGTATTTGCAGAAACTCAGTATGAAATGGCAAAAAAAGCCGGCGCAGAATTTGCCAAGGCTGACAAAGAATTGACAACCACCTACAATAGAATCTTGAAGGAGTATAGAGAAGACAAAGAGTTTATTGAAAAGATGAAGGCAGCCCAGAGGGCATGGATTAAGTTCCGCGATGCCCATATAGAGGCTGTTTTTCCTGCAAAAGATAAACAATCTGAGTATGGGAGTGTATTTGGAATGTGCTATTTGATAATGATGCAACAGATGACAGAGGCGAGGATTGAACAGCTAAAGCTATGGCTCAAAGGCACGGAAGAAGGGGATGTCTGTGCAGGCAGCATCAAGATAAAATAA
- a CDS encoding DUF3124 domain-containing protein — MIGIKKPIGLIPISFIVFAITFSLIINAYAQQDIRLSKGQAVYVPVYSHIYYGDRETPIYLAATVSIRNIDQTNPITIIEANYYDTKGALLKKFLNKPFQLGANGSTRFIIKESDDKGGSGANFIIKWTSDTNVNPPIIESIMIGRRNQQAVSFTSRGQAIIETGR, encoded by the coding sequence ATGATAGGCATTAAAAAGCCCATTGGATTAATACCGATATCATTCATTGTATTTGCCATAACCTTTTCATTGATTATAAATGCCTATGCACAGCAGGACATAAGACTCTCTAAGGGACAGGCTGTTTATGTGCCTGTGTATTCTCATATATATTACGGCGATAGGGAGACACCTATATATCTGGCGGCAACAGTAAGCATAAGAAATATAGACCAGACAAACCCCATAACAATTATTGAGGCCAATTACTATGATACAAAAGGCGCACTCCTCAAAAAATTTTTAAATAAGCCCTTCCAGCTCGGAGCAAATGGTTCCACCAGATTTATAATAAAGGAATCGGACGATAAGGGGGGTTCAGGGGCAAACTTTATTATTAAGTGGACATCTGATACGAATGTCAACCCGCCTATCATAGAGTCTATAATGATAGGGAGAAGAAACCAGCAGGCTGTATCCTTTACTTCCCGTGGGCAGGCAATCATAGAGACAGGAAGGTGA
- a CDS encoding bacteriohemerythrin, protein METINLDESLKTGIEEIDEQHRGLMETINLLESSSGASDRYKVCLEIILRLKKYLDEHFMTEETYMIRYDYPDFFNHKKEHTEFVKRILEFEMAFVEYYAPYTPMLEFLREWLAIHVKDTDIKMAIFLKEKVKQTK, encoded by the coding sequence ATGGAAACAATAAATTTGGATGAGTCTTTGAAGACAGGTATTGAGGAAATAGACGAGCAACACAGGGGTCTTATGGAGACCATAAACCTTCTTGAATCTTCTTCAGGAGCTTCTGACCGTTATAAGGTTTGCTTGGAGATCATCCTGAGATTAAAAAAATACCTTGACGAGCATTTTATGACAGAAGAGACCTATATGATCAGGTATGATTACCCTGATTTTTTTAATCACAAGAAGGAGCACACAGAATTTGTGAAAAGAATATTGGAGTTTGAAATGGCATTCGTTGAATACTATGCGCCTTATACGCCTATGCTGGAGTTTTTAAGGGAATGGCTTGCAATACATGTAAAAGATACTGATATTAAAATGGCTATATTCCTAAAAGAGAAAGTAAAACAGACAAAATAA
- a CDS encoding bacteriohemerythrin, producing the protein MRDMDEGDKSTEKIIGAYSSFVPQEFIRLMGKEKITDVSLGDHVEMTMTILFSDIRDFTSISENMTPKDNFAFINSYLERMESVIARAGGIIDKYIGDAIMALFPIDADSALKGAINMLKELESYNAEREQSGYKPIKIGIGLNTGLMMLGIIGGRHHMESTVISDAVNLASRIESMTKNYMTPILISEHTYYSLNDPSKYSIRFIDRVKVKGKEQCQSVYEVFDPDEPLLKEAKKKTRAIFEQALAHYHLKKIPEAMELLYQCLNAAPDDSVARVYLERCQRFIETGIHESSGEAGLVVHWDDSIAIGHPVIDEQHRNLFEQANGLVEAMGKADDYSQLNNLIEFLSDYVVEHFATEEKLMKDIDYPFLDLQVNQHRQFRNHFMSFKEEIKKGLNIQRIFLLFRAQILVIDWLVNHTTKADRHLGRFLRLQSKA; encoded by the coding sequence ATGAGGGATATGGATGAAGGAGATAAATCTACAGAAAAGATAATAGGGGCATATAGTAGCTTTGTCCCTCAGGAATTTATAAGGCTAATGGGTAAGGAAAAAATAACAGACGTCAGCCTTGGCGACCATGTAGAGATGACCATGACCATACTTTTTTCAGATATCAGGGATTTTACATCCATATCTGAGAACATGACACCAAAGGATAATTTTGCATTTATAAACTCATATCTTGAAAGAATGGAGTCCGTAATAGCAAGGGCAGGGGGGATAATAGATAAATACATAGGCGATGCAATAATGGCGCTATTTCCAATAGATGCTGATTCGGCATTAAAAGGTGCCATTAATATGTTAAAAGAGCTTGAATCATACAATGCAGAGCGTGAACAATCAGGATACAAACCTATTAAGATAGGTATTGGTTTAAACACAGGCCTTATGATGCTGGGTATAATAGGCGGTAGACACCACATGGAAAGCACTGTAATAAGCGATGCAGTAAACCTTGCTTCACGTATTGAATCCATGACAAAAAACTATATGACACCTATATTAATAAGTGAACATACATACTACAGTCTCAATGACCCTTCCAAGTATAGCATACGTTTTATTGACCGGGTAAAGGTAAAGGGCAAGGAGCAGTGCCAGTCTGTTTATGAAGTCTTTGACCCTGATGAGCCTTTATTGAAAGAAGCCAAGAAAAAGACCAGGGCAATCTTTGAACAGGCGTTAGCTCACTATCATCTGAAAAAGATACCCGAGGCAATGGAGTTATTATACCAGTGTCTTAATGCAGCACCTGATGATTCTGTTGCCCGTGTCTATTTGGAGAGGTGTCAGCGTTTTATTGAGACCGGTATCCATGAAAGCAGTGGCGAGGCAGGGCTTGTTGTTCACTGGGACGATTCAATTGCCATTGGCCATCCGGTTATAGATGAACAACACAGAAATCTATTTGAACAAGCCAATGGTCTGGTGGAGGCCATGGGTAAGGCAGATGATTATTCACAATTAAATAACCTCATAGAGTTTCTCAGTGATTATGTAGTAGAACACTTTGCCACTGAGGAAAAACTCATGAAAGATATAGATTACCCTTTTTTAGATCTCCAGGTGAACCAGCATAGGCAGTTTAGAAATCATTTTATGTCATTCAAAGAAGAGATAAAAAAAGGCCTTAATATCCAAAGAATATTCTTACTTTTCAGGGCACAGATACTCGTTATAGACTGGCTTGTGAATCACACCACAAAGGCAGACAGACACCTCGGTAGATTCTTAAGATTACAAAGCAAGGCATAA
- a CDS encoding cupin domain-containing protein, with translation MKITNLKKTERQLMAMEGAKDTYKQIPISARDGTPAYSFRVFTIMPGGHTPYHTHDFEHINYIIDGEGAVVKEDGTEQPVFKGDFALIMPGEKHQYKNKGKEPLIIICAVPKEYE, from the coding sequence ATGAAGATTACCAATCTTAAAAAGACTGAAAGGCAATTAATGGCCATGGAAGGTGCAAAGGATACATACAAACAGATCCCCATATCTGCCCGTGATGGAACACCTGCCTATTCATTCAGGGTGTTCACTATCATGCCCGGCGGCCATACCCCATACCATACCCATGATTTTGAACATATAAATTACATCATTGATGGGGAAGGCGCTGTTGTAAAAGAAGATGGGACAGAACAACCTGTTTTTAAGGGTGATTTTGCCCTTATCATGCCCGGCGAGAAGCATCAGTATAAAAACAAAGGCAAGGAACCACTTATAATTATATGTGCTGTGCCAAAGGAATACGAATAG
- a CDS encoding MBL fold metallo-hydrolase: MKPTEIIKDIYIIGDSGMTDPKDCSIYLIDLGELVMIDTGAGHSVDKLWNNIEKLALNPDRLSTIILTHCHIDHVGGAGELKRRSGARLIMHEKDAEIVERGDKRMTAAYWYGIDFKPLQIDVKLNRPEETIYIGNEKIVCLHTPGHTPGSISVYMDMNDKRILFGQDIHGPFLPDFGANMTDWKRSMNRLLALKADILCEGHFGIYRSNEVVTDYIERYLDEYGD, translated from the coding sequence ATGAAGCCTACTGAGATAATAAAAGATATTTATATAATAGGTGATTCGGGGATGACAGACCCAAAGGACTGCTCTATATACCTTATAGATTTGGGTGAGCTTGTCATGATCGATACCGGTGCTGGCCATAGCGTTGACAAGTTATGGAATAATATAGAGAAATTGGCCCTTAATCCTGATAGGCTATCTACCATTATACTTACCCATTGCCATATAGACCATGTAGGCGGTGCAGGGGAATTAAAGAGGAGGTCTGGTGCCAGGCTCATAATGCACGAAAAGGATGCGGAGATAGTGGAAAGGGGAGACAAAAGGATGACAGCAGCATACTGGTATGGCATAGACTTTAAGCCCTTACAAATAGATGTAAAGCTTAACAGACCGGAGGAGACCATTTATATAGGCAATGAAAAGATTGTCTGTCTTCACACGCCAGGCCATACCCCTGGCTCTATTTCTGTTTATATGGATATGAATGACAAAAGAATACTGTTCGGACAGGACATCCATGGACCATTTCTGCCTGATTTTGGCGCAAACATGACTGACTGGAAGAGGTCTATGAATAGACTGCTTGCATTAAAGGCAGACATCCTCTGTGAGGGTCACTTTGGTATATACCGCTCCAACGAAGTGGTGACAGACTACATAGAAAGATATCTGGATGAATACGGAGATTAA
- a CDS encoding potassium transporter TrkG, which yields MKVSNVLYVLSRLWLILSVCLLLPLPFSFYYGDGLHYIYIFTAAGLSIISAIFNRLINRPSELSTKEGFLTVSLSWISFSIIGSIPFIASSSIPSITDAFFETISGFTTTGATILTDIEMLPKSILFWRNITQWLGGMGVIALAVAILPLLGVGGFQLFKAEAPGPTKDKISPRISETAKLLWFVYLLFTVLQTILLMLGGLSLFEALCITFGTLATGGYAPVNASIAAYPSPYIQYVIIFFMLLAGINFNLHYRALRGSLGNYFKNPEFRFFIAVILLSTLIIIFVRVINGTELSEDLFRGSLFQTISIITTTGFITEDYELWPFATQFILLLLMFIGGCASSTGGSIKNIRIYVLFKFLGNQLKRLFYPRGVFPVKVGDKAVSDDIVSSIVAFIALYMLLFVAGVLVLTFLGINIDTSIGAVAATLGNIGPGIGDVGPVDNFAHMPKIAKWVLSFLMLAGRLEIFTVLVLFSPRFWK from the coding sequence TTGAAGGTATCCAATGTTCTTTATGTCTTATCAAGGCTTTGGTTGATACTAAGTGTATGCCTGCTTTTGCCACTTCCCTTTTCATTCTATTATGGAGATGGTCTTCACTATATCTATATTTTTACTGCTGCAGGTCTTTCAATAATAAGCGCTATATTTAATCGTTTAATAAATAGGCCATCTGAACTTTCGACAAAAGAAGGTTTTCTTACGGTTTCATTAAGCTGGATCAGTTTCTCTATTATAGGCTCTATACCTTTTATAGCCTCAAGCTCTATACCTTCCATAACCGATGCATTTTTTGAAACCATTTCAGGCTTCACCACTACAGGGGCCACGATACTAACAGATATAGAGATGCTCCCAAAAAGCATCCTTTTCTGGAGAAATATAACCCAATGGCTTGGCGGGATGGGTGTTATAGCCCTTGCTGTGGCCATATTGCCCTTGCTGGGTGTTGGAGGTTTCCAGCTCTTCAAGGCAGAGGCACCAGGACCCACAAAGGATAAGATATCTCCCAGAATAAGCGAAACAGCTAAACTCCTATGGTTTGTTTATCTTCTATTTACTGTATTGCAAACAATCCTCCTAATGTTGGGAGGTTTAAGTCTTTTTGAGGCATTGTGTATAACCTTTGGAACGCTGGCAACAGGCGGATATGCCCCTGTTAATGCAAGTATAGCAGCATACCCATCCCCTTATATCCAATATGTGATAATCTTCTTTATGCTCCTTGCAGGCATAAACTTTAACCTTCACTATAGGGCATTAAGGGGTTCTTTGGGCAACTACTTTAAAAACCCGGAATTTCGTTTTTTTATAGCGGTTATATTGCTCTCCACACTTATTATTATTTTTGTGAGGGTTATTAACGGGACAGAACTTTCTGAAGACCTTTTTAGAGGTTCTTTATTCCAGACAATCTCAATAATTACAACTACAGGATTTATAACAGAAGACTATGAACTCTGGCCTTTTGCTACCCAGTTTATCCTCCTTCTTCTCATGTTTATAGGTGGATGTGCAAGCTCTACAGGTGGATCTATAAAAAATATACGCATCTATGTGCTTTTTAAATTTCTCGGGAATCAGCTAAAGAGACTGTTTTATCCAAGAGGCGTATTTCCCGTTAAAGTGGGAGATAAGGCAGTTTCTGATGATATAGTGTCCAGCATAGTGGCATTTATAGCCCTTTACATGCTTCTTTTTGTTGCCGGTGTCCTTGTATTGACCTTTCTCGGCATAAATATAGATACATCCATAGGTGCTGTGGCAGCAACCCTGGGAAACATAGGGCCAGGCATTGGGGATGTAGGCCCTGTAGATAATTTTGCCCACATGCCTAAGATTGCCAAATGGGTGCTCTCCTTTTTGATGCTTGCAGGCCGCCTTGAGATATTTACAGTCCTTGTGCTTTTTTCACCCAGGTTCTGGAAATGA
- the trkA gene encoding Trk system potassium transporter TrkA: MEIIIIGAGEVGFNLAARLSQEKHDLVIIDSDKEKCNKIEEILDISVIHGNGSSQSILKEAGVESADMLIAATTVDEVNLLACMIASRMGVRRKIARVRNPEYYSSSSVLTMKDLGVDLLIHPEEEVAEEITRLLMRSIASEIVEFEEGKILMVGIKIDADSPILNIQLKNLGTPEQRKNFRIVAISKGNKTIIPDGNEYINKNDQVFVVTKRESLNELLAMTGKQDKKLEKIMILGGGKIGRNLARNLEENDIEVSLLEANKEKSIEIASTLKKSMVFNVDGTEIDLLAREGILNMDALIAVTSDDETNIIACLLAKHIGVKKAIALVNKMAYLPLMPVIGIDATVNVRLSTANAILRFIRRGDILSVATFHGIDAEAIELKVSREGAYTGKMLKNMKLPEGALVAAIIRGKSIIIPYGDSIIEPNDRIIVFALPHAIHEIEDKFSI; encoded by the coding sequence TTGGAGATTATCATTATAGGTGCCGGAGAAGTGGGGTTTAATCTTGCAGCACGCCTATCCCAAGAAAAACACGACCTTGTTATCATAGATTCAGATAAAGAAAAATGCAATAAAATAGAGGAGATTCTTGATATATCTGTTATACATGGTAATGGTTCAAGTCAGAGTATATTAAAAGAGGCAGGTGTTGAATCTGCTGATATGCTCATAGCTGCCACTACCGTGGATGAGGTTAATCTCCTGGCCTGCATGATTGCATCAAGGATGGGGGTAAGGCGTAAGATAGCTCGCGTTAGAAATCCTGAATATTACAGCAGCTCCTCTGTTCTTACCATGAAGGACTTAGGTGTTGATCTGTTGATTCATCCGGAGGAGGAGGTTGCCGAGGAGATAACCCGTCTGCTTATGAGGTCTATTGCATCGGAGATAGTGGAATTTGAAGAAGGAAAGATCCTCATGGTGGGCATTAAGATTGACGCAGATTCACCCATCCTAAATATTCAACTTAAAAACTTAGGAACACCCGAACAAAGAAAAAATTTTAGAATCGTTGCCATCTCAAAAGGTAACAAAACAATCATACCGGACGGTAATGAATATATAAACAAGAACGACCAGGTCTTTGTGGTTACAAAGAGGGAAAGCCTAAACGAACTCCTGGCCATGACAGGAAAACAGGACAAAAAATTGGAGAAGATAATGATTTTAGGAGGGGGCAAGATAGGCAGAAATCTGGCAAGAAACCTTGAAGAAAACGATATTGAGGTCAGCCTTCTTGAAGCAAACAAAGAAAAATCCATAGAGATAGCCAGCACCCTGAAGAAATCCATGGTATTCAATGTAGATGGCACAGAGATAGACCTCCTTGCAAGGGAAGGAATCCTTAATATGGATGCCCTAATCGCTGTTACATCTGATGACGAAACCAATATTATAGCCTGCCTTCTGGCAAAACATATAGGTGTAAAAAAAGCCATAGCCCTGGTAAATAAGATGGCATATCTACCCTTGATGCCTGTAATAGGTATCGATGCCACAGTAAACGTCCGTCTATCTACTGCGAATGCCATACTCAGATTTATAAGAAGGGGCGATATTTTGTCTGTTGCTACCTTCCATGGGATAGATGCAGAGGCTATAGAGCTTAAGGTAAGTAGAGAAGGGGCATATACAGGAAAGATGTTAAAAAACATGAAGCTGCCTGAAGGCGCCCTCGTGGCAGCCATAATAAGAGGTAAAAGCATTATCATACCTTATGGCGACAGCATCATCGAACCGAACGACAGGATTATTGTCTTTGCCCTGCCTCATGCCATCCATGAAATAGAAGATAAATTTTCAATATGA
- a CDS encoding GAF domain-containing protein, which yields MENEVEKRDVSGFKDILEIAHLLSSSIEPDKIIEAVLNSLCDRLGKRARCAFLEGEDLTLRFWAGKHSCPIGGIRIHKDSIVWDAVKKGEPLNITDPDQLKGHTHTLGENINIKAIIPLGYIDPLSNQRKTVGALIVDAGSEGPQISREEFEYLQVIGHLIGAIIGRAHLIRQLMMSCQWQEKILLETAHNFRNRIVVIGGISRKIVKSLKDTELVDKAKQLLSEVEGLEKHLAIFERYTSETRK from the coding sequence ATGGAAAATGAAGTAGAAAAAAGGGATGTTAGTGGGTTTAAGGATATACTGGAGATTGCCCATCTTTTAAGTTCAAGCATTGAACCAGATAAAATTATAGAAGCGGTCTTAAATAGCCTGTGTGATAGACTGGGGAAAAGGGCGCGCTGCGCATTCCTTGAGGGAGAAGACCTTACCTTGAGGTTCTGGGCAGGAAAGCACTCTTGTCCCATAGGCGGCATCCGTATCCACAAGGACAGCATTGTATGGGATGCGGTAAAAAAAGGAGAACCCTTAAACATAACAGACCCAGATCAATTAAAAGGCCATACCCATACACTGGGAGAAAACATAAATATCAAGGCCATTATACCCCTTGGATACATAGATCCTTTAAGTAATCAAAGAAAGACAGTAGGCGCCTTGATAGTGGATGCAGGTTCAGAAGGACCACAGATATCCCGTGAGGAGTTTGAATACCTACAGGTCATAGGACACCTGATTGGGGCCATAATAGGAAGGGCACACCTGATAAGACAGCTTATGATGTCATGCCAGTGGCAGGAGAAGATCCTCCTTGAAACAGCCCATAATTTTAGAAACAGGATAGTTGTAATAGGCGGTATATCCCGAAAGATTGTAAAATCATTAAAAGACACCGAGCTTGTAGATAAGGCCAAACAACTTCTATCAGAGGTAGAGGGACTGGAAAAACACCTTGCTATATTTGAAAGATATACATCGGAGACAAGAAAATGA
- a CDS encoding DMT family protein, whose product MKTITLLTISNIFMTFAWYGHLKFKGSPLWKVILISWLIAFVEYCFQVPANRVGHGSFSAAQLKVIQEVITLVVFAVFSIFYLQEGIRWNYIIAFTLIIAASFFMFHKW is encoded by the coding sequence ATGAAAACCATTACCCTTCTTACCATATCTAATATATTTATGACCTTTGCCTGGTATGGCCACCTAAAATTTAAAGGCTCACCATTATGGAAGGTAATACTTATAAGCTGGCTTATAGCATTTGTAGAATATTGCTTTCAGGTCCCTGCCAACAGAGTAGGCCATGGAAGCTTTTCTGCAGCGCAACTTAAGGTCATACAAGAGGTAATCACCCTGGTTGTGTTTGCCGTATTTTCCATATTTTATCTCCAAGAGGGTATTCGATGGAATTATATTATTGCCTTTACCCTCATCATAGCTGCCTCATTTTTTATGTTCCACAAATGGTAA